From Synoicihabitans lomoniglobus, the proteins below share one genomic window:
- the nusG gene encoding transcription termination/antitermination protein NusG, translating to MSTATDQPPAFSTFASAANEAWWVCHTKPRCEKKFAALLSAERMAHYLPTITSIRRYGNRERSFTKPLFPSYVFARVPLERKARIYQMDLLARTIPVTDEPQFLQQLADVQKIVSSGFETTIHPLFKKGAPVRVVSGPLRGVEGIIDDPKNPSGIIVAVDVLQQGLHIAINLADLKLLQQ from the coding sequence TTGAGCACTGCGACCGATCAACCGCCGGCATTCTCCACCTTCGCGAGTGCCGCCAACGAAGCTTGGTGGGTTTGCCACACGAAGCCGCGCTGCGAAAAGAAATTCGCCGCGCTGCTCAGTGCCGAACGCATGGCGCACTACCTGCCGACCATCACGAGCATCCGCCGCTACGGAAATCGGGAACGCAGTTTCACCAAACCACTGTTTCCCAGCTACGTGTTCGCTCGCGTTCCCCTGGAGCGAAAGGCGCGTATCTACCAAATGGATCTGCTCGCCCGCACGATCCCGGTGACCGATGAACCGCAGTTCCTGCAACAGCTGGCCGACGTGCAAAAAATCGTCAGCTCCGGCTTCGAAACGACCATCCACCCCCTCTTCAAAAAAGGGGCGCCCGTGCGCGTCGTGAGCGGACCGTTGCGCGGCGTCGAAGGCATCATCGACGATCCAAAAAATCCTTCCGGCATCATCGTCGCCGTCGACGTGCTCCAGCAAGGCCTGCACATCGCCATCAATTTGGCCGACCTCAAATTGCTCCAACAATGA
- the pgsA gene encoding CDP-diacylglycerol--glycerol-3-phosphate 3-phosphatidyltransferase — protein MSRIPMLFVVVGMMEMTWSGAATWAFWLFILAALTDWLDGLWARKSGQVSTFGRFMDAVIDKVMVLGLMMALVNADFFGRFTLVALLLLLCILTRELAISGLRMVAASKNIVVEADKSGKVKTFTQLNAIGWLLGAKMFRDDFGHLFPTDEKLFLDAIHWVGLGLYVLAAILTVTSGASYFKRHAHVMAD, from the coding sequence GTGTCTCGTATCCCCATGCTCTTTGTGGTGGTCGGCATGATGGAGATGACGTGGTCGGGAGCCGCGACTTGGGCCTTTTGGCTCTTCATTCTCGCGGCCCTCACGGACTGGCTCGATGGCCTGTGGGCGCGCAAATCCGGGCAAGTGTCGACCTTCGGCCGGTTCATGGATGCGGTCATCGACAAGGTGATGGTGCTCGGTCTCATGATGGCGTTGGTGAATGCGGATTTTTTCGGCCGCTTCACGCTGGTCGCCCTGTTGCTGCTGCTCTGCATTCTGACCCGCGAGTTGGCGATCTCGGGGTTACGAATGGTGGCGGCGTCTAAGAATATTGTGGTCGAAGCCGACAAGAGCGGGAAAGTGAAGACGTTCACGCAGCTCAACGCCATTGGTTGGCTGCTGGGGGCGAAAATGTTTCGCGATGATTTCGGGCATCTATTCCCGACCGATGAGAAACTATTTCTCGATGCGATCCATTGGGTCGGACTGGGCCTTTACGTGTTGGCCGCTATCCTGACGGTGACGTCGGGGGCGTCGTATTTTAAACGACACGCGCACGTGATGGCCGACTAA
- the aroQ gene encoding type II 3-dehydroquinate dehydratase, with protein MKRIAILNGPNLDRLGKREPEIYGSTTLADLETQLSAAFDGQAELTFFQSNHEGALVDKISALAEAGIDGLVINGAAYTHTSVALRDALLGSKLRAVEVHISNLYLREEFRHHSFTGPACVGVITGLGLEGYYAAVRFLLLEA; from the coding sequence ATGAAACGCATCGCCATTCTCAACGGCCCCAACCTCGACCGGCTCGGTAAACGCGAGCCCGAGATCTACGGCTCGACCACCCTCGCCGACCTCGAGACGCAGCTTTCCGCCGCCTTCGACGGCCAGGCCGAACTCACCTTCTTCCAAAGCAATCACGAAGGCGCCCTCGTGGACAAAATCTCCGCCCTGGCCGAAGCCGGCATCGACGGACTCGTCATCAACGGTGCCGCCTACACGCACACCAGTGTGGCACTCCGCGACGCCTTGCTCGGTTCGAAACTGCGCGCCGTTGAAGTGCACATTTCCAACCTCTACCTCCGCGAGGAATTCCGTCATCACTCATTCACCGGTCCCGCCTGCGTCGGCGTCATCACCGGTCTCGGACTCGAAGGCTACTACGCCGCTGTTCGTTTTCTCCTGCTCGAAGCTTGA
- a CDS encoding ABC transporter ATP-binding protein: MTPVVQLTEIHKTYRTGDIEVHAVRGVTLSIQPGEFVALMGASGSGKSTLMNTLGCLDRPSSGSYILDGVDVSNLGRNERADIRNQKLGFVFQGFNLLSRTTALENVELPMLYAAERISAKVMRDRAMAALDIVGLAERADHHPSQLSGGQQQRVAIARSLVNHPQVLLADEPTGNLDSRTTVEVMGVFQDLNDQGITIIMVTHELDVAHYCKRNLILRDGRLVRDETVKQRLQPAAELSRLARLEAEAALTADTV, encoded by the coding sequence ATGACTCCCGTCGTCCAACTCACCGAAATCCACAAGACCTATCGGACCGGCGACATCGAGGTGCACGCCGTGCGCGGGGTCACGCTGTCGATCCAACCCGGCGAGTTTGTCGCCCTCATGGGTGCGTCCGGCTCGGGTAAGTCCACGTTGATGAATACGCTCGGCTGCCTCGATCGACCGAGCAGTGGCAGCTACATTCTCGACGGCGTCGATGTCTCCAACCTCGGCCGCAACGAACGCGCCGACATCCGTAACCAAAAACTCGGCTTCGTTTTTCAGGGCTTCAATCTGCTCTCCCGCACCACCGCATTGGAAAACGTCGAGCTGCCCATGCTCTACGCCGCCGAACGCATCTCCGCCAAGGTCATGCGCGACCGCGCCATGGCCGCCCTCGACATCGTCGGGTTGGCGGAACGCGCCGACCATCACCCCAGTCAACTTTCCGGCGGTCAACAGCAGCGGGTCGCCATTGCCCGCAGCCTCGTGAACCATCCGCAAGTGCTGCTCGCCGACGAGCCCACCGGCAATCTCGACTCCCGCACCACCGTCGAGGTGATGGGCGTTTTTCAGGACCTCAACGACCAGGGTATCACGATCATCATGGTCACGCACGAGCTCGACGTCGCCCACTATTGCAAACGCAACCTGATCCTGCGCGACGGCCGTTTGGTCCGCGATGAGACGGTCAAGCAACGC
- the coaD gene encoding pantetheine-phosphate adenylyltransferase gives MRHCIYPGTFDPITHGHLDVLSRAAKLFDQVTLAVAHNPGKAPLFTPEERVAMIQPSLAKLPNVKVTTFSGLLVNFAVEQNAVAIIRGLRALSDFEFEFNMALMNRHLKNDIETIFVMPAEAYSYTSSHLVKQVAKYGGDVSKFVPANVAQSLARAYATD, from the coding sequence ATGCGCCATTGCATTTACCCCGGCACCTTCGATCCGATCACCCACGGCCATTTGGACGTCTTGTCCCGGGCCGCCAAACTGTTCGACCAAGTCACCCTCGCGGTGGCTCACAACCCCGGTAAAGCCCCGCTCTTCACGCCCGAGGAGCGCGTGGCCATGATCCAGCCGTCACTGGCCAAATTGCCCAACGTCAAAGTCACGACGTTCAGCGGCTTGCTGGTGAATTTTGCCGTGGAGCAAAACGCGGTCGCGATCATCCGCGGCCTGCGAGCGCTCTCCGACTTCGAGTTCGAGTTCAACATGGCGTTGATGAACCGGCACCTGAAAAACGACATCGAAACCATCTTCGTCATGCCAGCCGAAGCCTACTCCTACACGAGTTCACATCTCGTGAAACAAGTCGCCAAATACGGCGGCGACGTCTCCAAGTTCGTCCCCGCCAACGTAGCCCAATCCCTAGCGCGGGCCTACGCAACGGATTGA
- a CDS encoding M14 family zinc carboxypeptidase: MIAHIRLLRGIAAGMALLATATGLWAQTPTPLLVPVEQPFDFYSTGEYREKLPRPETLLGYEPGEAYAQYGAFLEVLETYAHSDRVRVFPTGATNERRPMHVVAISSAKNLRRLDDIKAANQRLADGRAELSDREIDRLIAKQPIIVWLGYNIHGDEAAGTEAAIRVLYELVASESKTVKAWLDDVVVIMNPCQNPDGRERFVVWANAHGLGRPERFAYEKENPWNVQGRYNHYYFDLNRDMIPTSQVESRNSGAAFLEWLPQVAADHHGETKEFFFPPAALPINPNLPRESLERWLDVFGRGNAAAFDQQGWMYYVRDYFDIFYAGYWDSWPALQGATGMTYETSGGGKRGFNYLRDDETIMTLRSAIAKHFTASLATIATAAAHREARLRDFREHFVSAVKAGREADLQQVWIPAGTDPHRTRELVRALRRSGVEVQTTTAVATLPTATNYFGVNTAEITMPVGTFVVDMAQPKGHVARALLEPDTAIDDAFIERQQEKMKRNRDRGENAPDDDYEFYDVTAWTMPLAYDVEAYQVGAAVNFSGDVIGEVVAPSVAAPPRATAAYVIRPGTEGAVRLALDLLEEGYRVATAVRSMDVGGVAYPRGSLVVRIERNPTSLHERIGELARRHRIEVGVANTAFTESGITGIGSESTFALTAPKVLVATGDGVIPSSYGALHYLFEETYGLEFVPVAVDTLGSIDLRKFNVVVLPAGSPHHYGRLLGDGGKSNLKTWVSQGGTLICLGWATEFAIDADTGWTSIKRVGADDDDDAKADDADGEDEPDAEPLPVPGAMMRTMVDHDHFLSFGYEQDELPFLVNSDTFFTASETGFNVLKFPQENIRLAGYVWPDNTERLIGGTAAVVDEPVGRGHIILFSDEPGYRAWWHATTRMLMNAILYAPGLQNQTGGYSR; encoded by the coding sequence ATGATTGCCCACATTCGCCTCCTTCGAGGAATCGCCGCCGGAATGGCGCTCCTCGCCACTGCCACCGGATTGTGGGCTCAAACGCCGACGCCTCTGCTCGTGCCGGTGGAGCAACCGTTCGATTTTTATAGCACCGGCGAATACAGGGAAAAGTTGCCTCGACCGGAAACCTTACTCGGCTACGAGCCGGGGGAAGCCTACGCGCAGTATGGCGCGTTTTTGGAGGTGCTGGAGACGTATGCCCACTCCGACCGCGTGCGGGTGTTTCCGACCGGTGCGACCAACGAACGCCGCCCCATGCATGTGGTCGCGATCTCGTCGGCCAAAAACCTGCGCCGATTGGACGACATCAAAGCGGCCAATCAACGCTTGGCTGACGGCCGTGCGGAGCTTTCGGATCGGGAAATCGATCGTTTGATCGCGAAGCAGCCGATCATCGTCTGGCTGGGCTACAATATTCACGGCGATGAAGCTGCGGGCACGGAAGCCGCCATCCGGGTGCTTTACGAGTTGGTCGCCAGCGAGAGCAAGACCGTGAAGGCCTGGCTCGATGACGTGGTGGTCATCATGAACCCCTGTCAGAATCCCGATGGTCGCGAACGATTTGTGGTGTGGGCCAACGCGCATGGTCTGGGTCGGCCGGAACGGTTTGCTTACGAGAAAGAGAACCCGTGGAATGTCCAAGGGCGTTACAACCACTACTATTTCGATCTGAACCGGGACATGATCCCGACCTCGCAGGTGGAAAGCCGGAACAGCGGGGCGGCATTCTTGGAATGGCTGCCGCAGGTCGCGGCCGATCACCACGGTGAAACCAAAGAGTTTTTCTTCCCGCCGGCGGCCCTGCCTATCAATCCCAACCTCCCGCGCGAGTCGTTGGAGCGTTGGCTGGATGTGTTTGGGCGGGGTAATGCGGCCGCGTTCGATCAGCAGGGCTGGATGTATTACGTGCGCGACTACTTTGACATTTTCTATGCCGGTTACTGGGACAGCTGGCCCGCGCTCCAAGGGGCGACGGGCATGACCTACGAGACCAGTGGTGGCGGCAAACGCGGCTTCAATTATCTGCGCGACGACGAAACGATCATGACGCTGCGGTCGGCGATCGCGAAGCACTTCACGGCGAGCCTGGCAACAATCGCGACGGCGGCCGCCCATCGCGAGGCGCGCTTGCGGGATTTCCGGGAGCACTTTGTATCGGCCGTGAAGGCAGGGCGCGAAGCCGACCTTCAGCAGGTATGGATTCCGGCGGGCACAGACCCGCATCGCACGCGTGAACTGGTGCGGGCGCTACGCCGGAGCGGCGTCGAAGTGCAGACCACGACGGCAGTCGCCACATTGCCGACCGCAACGAACTATTTCGGCGTCAATACGGCCGAAATCACCATGCCGGTTGGCACGTTCGTGGTCGATATGGCGCAGCCCAAAGGCCACGTCGCCCGAGCTTTGCTGGAACCCGACACCGCTATCGATGACGCGTTTATCGAGCGGCAGCAGGAGAAGATGAAACGCAACCGCGATCGCGGTGAAAATGCACCGGACGACGACTACGAATTTTACGACGTCACGGCGTGGACGATGCCGTTGGCCTACGACGTCGAGGCGTATCAAGTCGGCGCAGCGGTCAACTTCAGCGGCGACGTGATCGGCGAGGTGGTCGCGCCCTCGGTGGCGGCACCACCGCGAGCCACGGCCGCGTATGTCATCCGGCCAGGCACGGAAGGCGCCGTGCGACTGGCGCTTGATTTGCTGGAGGAAGGTTACCGCGTGGCGACGGCGGTGCGCTCCATGGATGTTGGCGGCGTAGCGTATCCGCGCGGTTCCCTAGTCGTGCGGATCGAGCGCAATCCGACCTCGCTGCACGAGCGCATCGGCGAGCTTGCCCGAAGGCATCGAATCGAGGTCGGCGTGGCGAACACGGCCTTTACGGAATCGGGCATCACCGGCATCGGCAGCGAATCCACCTTCGCATTGACCGCGCCCAAGGTTTTGGTGGCGACGGGCGACGGCGTGATTCCGTCGAGCTACGGGGCGCTGCACTACCTGTTTGAAGAAACTTACGGTCTGGAATTTGTGCCGGTCGCGGTTGATACGCTCGGTTCGATCGACCTGCGCAAGTTCAATGTGGTGGTGCTGCCGGCCGGCAGCCCGCATCACTACGGCCGGCTGCTGGGCGACGGCGGCAAGTCCAACTTGAAAACCTGGGTCAGCCAAGGCGGCACGTTGATCTGTCTCGGCTGGGCCACGGAGTTCGCGATCGATGCCGACACGGGCTGGACCAGTATCAAGCGAGTTGGTGCGGACGATGATGATGACGCCAAAGCCGATGACGCCGACGGTGAAGACGAACCGGACGCGGAACCCTTACCCGTGCCGGGCGCGATGATGCGCACGATGGTCGATCACGATCACTTCCTGTCGTTTGGTTACGAGCAGGATGAGCTCCCGTTTCTGGTGAATTCGGATACGTTTTTCACCGCGTCGGAGACGGGCTTCAACGTGCTGAAGTTCCCCCAGGAGAATATTCGTCTGGCTGGTTACGTATGGCCGGACAACACGGAGCGCCTCATCGGAGGCACAGCCGCAGTGGTGGACGAGCCGGTGGGCCGCGGTCACATCATCCTCTTCAGCGACGAACCCGGTTACCGCGCCTGGTGGCACGCCACGACGCGCATGTTGATGAACGCGATTCTCTACGCGCCAGGCTTGCAGAACCAAACCGGGGGATACTCGCGATAG
- a CDS encoding transposase, translating to MPRTARLEYAGACYHVINRGNYRRDIFESDGAREAFERTLLEACERYHWRLHAYVIMRNHFHLALETPEANLSSGMKWLQGTWVARFNRLRGLVGRPFQGRFKSLHVQPGHALAEVCHYIHLNPVRAGVVGADEVASFRWSSLYQFTCNSGLGSLIGNTVLTEAGQLPDSPAGWRRYLRYLVFRAAEDPGDRDEQYRHLSRGWCIGSEAFRSELSERLSAGTDTSGKRRFGGLESKARQIERERGWEKCLLVGAKAAGLDLTQLPARKSDPAKVLVAAAMKMVTDASNGWLANRLAMGEPASVSQFVRRFTLQRGDESAEFQAILSRVKQCPL from the coding sequence ATGCCGCGAACCGCCCGACTTGAATACGCAGGAGCGTGTTACCATGTGATTAATCGGGGTAACTACCGTCGCGATATCTTTGAGAGCGACGGAGCTAGAGAGGCCTTCGAGCGCACGTTGCTTGAAGCTTGCGAGCGTTATCACTGGCGACTGCACGCCTATGTGATCATGCGAAACCATTTTCATTTAGCGCTGGAAACCCCGGAGGCGAATCTGAGCTCGGGCATGAAGTGGCTGCAGGGGACGTGGGTGGCGCGCTTCAATCGTTTACGCGGGCTAGTCGGACGTCCGTTTCAGGGGAGGTTTAAATCGCTGCATGTCCAGCCCGGTCACGCTTTGGCGGAGGTGTGCCATTATATTCATCTCAATCCCGTGAGGGCAGGGGTGGTGGGGGCGGACGAAGTAGCTTCATTTCGGTGGAGCTCCCTGTATCAATTTACCTGCAATTCGGGACTTGGATCGCTTATTGGCAACACGGTGCTGACGGAAGCAGGTCAACTGCCGGATTCTCCCGCTGGTTGGCGTCGATATTTGCGATATTTGGTTTTCAGGGCAGCGGAGGATCCAGGGGACCGAGACGAGCAGTATCGTCACTTGAGCCGGGGCTGGTGCATTGGCTCGGAGGCGTTCCGATCTGAGCTTAGCGAGCGGCTCAGTGCAGGAACCGACACCTCAGGCAAGCGGCGCTTTGGTGGATTGGAGTCGAAGGCTCGGCAAATCGAACGTGAACGTGGCTGGGAGAAATGCCTGCTCGTGGGGGCAAAAGCTGCCGGACTCGACCTCACGCAGTTGCCCGCGAGAAAATCAGATCCCGCAAAAGTATTGGTAGCAGCGGCGATGAAAATGGTGACCGATGCGAGTAACGGTTGGTTGGCAAATCGATTGGCGATGGGCGAACCGGCCAGCGTAAGCCAATTTGTGAGGCGTTTTACGCTGCAACGAGGCGATGAAAGCGCTGAGTTTCAGGCAATTCTGTCAAGAGTCAAACAATGTCCCCTTTGA
- a CDS encoding efflux RND transporter periplasmic adaptor subunit, protein MRSSLPSRRSRETGASLVLIIVVLALVGGAAYWWFYARGGTTGSDLQFRTAAISRGAVTQTITATGELQPVIEVEVSSQISGLVTEVLVDFNDIVKAGDVLARIDPATYQSRLESAQAEFTNSEANHRLASLNNDRVVSLFERKLVSRQELDQAQATLAQANAQLLIRRAAVANAETDLARCTLYAPIDGIVIDRLAEVGKTVAASLNAPTLFTLINDLSEMEINAFVSEADISLVAEGQPVEFTVDAFPNRTFRGLVRQIRNSPQSEQSVVVYSTIIKVDNRELKLKPGMTANVSIVIASRPNVLRVPNSALRVRIPDTITINERPDTAALADATVTAEPADPREQFRALMKEAGWDGEGRPDRGIMVKARALAEQRGVEIPQRGGGGGDGAGGNNARPQRQAPADNRPTVRTLYRVVSTDPTPVLESVKVRLGITDGSTTELLDGLNEGDEIITGLMIVAAGDDTAANNPFAAPSRGPRR, encoded by the coding sequence GTGCGTTCCTCCCTTCCCTCCCGTCGTTCCCGTGAAACCGGTGCCTCGCTTGTCCTCATCATCGTCGTCCTCGCTCTGGTCGGCGGTGCCGCCTATTGGTGGTTCTACGCCCGGGGTGGCACCACGGGGTCCGACCTGCAATTTCGCACCGCCGCGATCAGCCGCGGTGCCGTGACCCAGACCATCACCGCCACCGGCGAGCTCCAACCCGTCATCGAGGTTGAGGTGAGTTCGCAAATCTCCGGACTGGTGACCGAGGTGCTGGTCGACTTTAACGACATCGTGAAAGCGGGCGACGTGCTCGCGCGAATCGACCCCGCCACCTACCAGTCCCGGTTGGAATCCGCGCAGGCCGAATTCACCAACAGCGAAGCCAATCACCGCCTCGCCAGTCTCAACAACGATCGCGTCGTTTCCTTGTTTGAGCGAAAATTGGTTTCCCGTCAGGAGCTCGATCAGGCTCAGGCCACCCTCGCCCAAGCCAACGCGCAACTGCTGATCCGGCGTGCGGCTGTCGCCAACGCCGAGACCGATTTGGCCCGCTGCACGCTTTACGCGCCCATTGACGGCATCGTAATCGATCGACTCGCCGAGGTCGGCAAGACCGTCGCCGCCAGCCTCAACGCCCCCACGCTCTTCACTTTGATCAACGATCTCTCCGAAATGGAGATCAACGCCTTCGTATCCGAGGCCGATATCAGCCTCGTCGCGGAGGGCCAACCGGTCGAGTTCACCGTCGATGCATTTCCCAACCGCACCTTCCGCGGCCTCGTGCGCCAGATCCGCAACTCCCCGCAGAGCGAACAAAGCGTCGTCGTCTACTCCACCATCATCAAAGTCGACAATCGCGAGCTGAAGCTGAAACCCGGCATGACCGCCAACGTTTCCATCGTGATCGCCTCACGCCCCAACGTGCTTCGCGTGCCCAACAGCGCCCTGCGGGTCCGCATACCCGATACGATCACGATCAACGAGCGCCCGGACACCGCCGCCCTCGCCGACGCCACCGTCACCGCCGAACCGGCCGATCCGCGCGAACAATTTCGGGCCCTCATGAAAGAGGCGGGCTGGGACGGCGAAGGTCGTCCCGATCGCGGTATCATGGTCAAGGCCCGGGCCCTGGCCGAACAACGCGGCGTTGAAATTCCGCAACGCGGTGGAGGTGGCGGTGACGGCGCGGGCGGTAACAATGCTCGCCCCCAGCGACAAGCGCCGGCCGACAATCGCCCGACGGTCCGGACCTTGTATCGTGTCGTCAGCACCGATCCCACTCCCGTGCTCGAAAGCGTCAAAGTGCGTCTCGGCATCACCGACGGCTCGACGACTGAACTGCTCGACGGACTCAACGAAGGCGACGAGATCATTACCGGCCTCATGATCGTTGCCGCCGGCGACGATACGGCCGCCAACAATCCCTTCGCTGCTCCCAGCCGCGGTCCCCGTCGCTGA
- a CDS encoding IS481 family transposase, with amino-acid sequence MPWKEVSPMDQKMQFISMAATGRFTVSQLCEDFDISRKTGHKWLRRYAAEGSAGLGDRSRRPRGCAHQTTTELVELVLQERKAKPSWGPKKLQDLLHCKHGIMQPPARSTIASLLKSHGLIKKRRRKPGLYHPRPSELTDPTHPNHVWTFDYKGWFLTQDRIRCDPLTVCDRFSRYVVCCQARYDQQFRGTHLACRNIMRYHGVPEIIRVDNGSPFASNGWGRLSRLSVWWISQGIQVEFTRPGHPQDNGSHERMHRDLKAETLQPSARNQRAQQRLFDRWRFTYNHERPHEGINMQKPAEIYHSSQRRLNENDNAVRYPADYLRRRVTEAGFINYRKRSYHVGEAFAGVTVGIHRTDAGTSELHFANIHLANLTLNAGDPFRPAAYMVPPHQVPLAKHNP; translated from the coding sequence ATGCCCTGGAAAGAAGTGTCACCAATGGACCAGAAGATGCAGTTCATCAGCATGGCGGCTACGGGCCGCTTTACCGTCTCGCAGTTGTGCGAAGACTTTGATATCAGTCGCAAGACCGGTCATAAGTGGCTGCGTCGTTACGCGGCGGAAGGTTCCGCCGGTTTGGGCGATCGGTCCCGTCGTCCCCGTGGCTGTGCCCACCAGACGACTACGGAGCTAGTCGAGCTGGTGCTCCAGGAGCGCAAAGCCAAGCCCAGTTGGGGCCCCAAGAAGCTACAGGATCTACTGCACTGTAAGCACGGGATAATGCAGCCTCCGGCGCGCAGCACGATCGCCTCGTTGCTGAAGAGTCACGGCCTGATCAAGAAGCGGCGGCGTAAACCTGGACTCTATCATCCCCGGCCCAGCGAGTTGACCGATCCGACTCACCCCAACCACGTGTGGACGTTCGACTACAAGGGTTGGTTCCTGACGCAGGATCGCATCCGCTGTGATCCGTTGACGGTGTGTGATCGGTTCTCGCGCTACGTCGTGTGCTGCCAAGCCCGATATGATCAGCAGTTCCGAGGCACCCACCTGGCCTGTCGTAACATCATGCGCTACCACGGGGTTCCGGAGATCATCCGCGTCGACAACGGCTCACCCTTCGCTTCCAACGGCTGGGGCAGGCTCTCTCGATTGAGCGTGTGGTGGATCAGCCAAGGCATCCAAGTGGAGTTCACCCGACCGGGGCATCCGCAGGATAATGGGTCCCACGAACGCATGCACCGCGACCTGAAAGCCGAGACCCTGCAGCCCAGCGCACGCAATCAACGCGCCCAACAACGCCTCTTCGACCGGTGGCGCTTTACCTACAACCACGAGCGTCCTCACGAAGGCATCAACATGCAAAAACCGGCCGAGATTTACCACTCCAGTCAGCGGCGCCTAAACGAGAACGACAACGCCGTGCGTTACCCGGCCGACTATCTGCGTCGACGTGTTACCGAGGCCGGGTTCATCAACTACCGCAAACGCAGCTATCATGTCGGGGAGGCGTTTGCCGGAGTCACCGTGGGAATCCACCGCACGGATGCGGGCACGAGCGAGCTGCACTTTGCGAACATCCACCTCGCCAACCTCACCCTCAATGCGGGGGACCCATTCCGGCCTGCGGCCTACATGGTTCCCCCGCATCAGGTTCCCCTCGCCAAACACAACCCGTAA
- a CDS encoding phosphatidylglycerophosphatase A family protein: protein MKLKQPNWPRFLRRELVLNFATIGPVGRIRKAPGTWGSVAGLLYFTLFFYDLGIFGTLLIGGLGVYLAIAMCGEAEFRLGKRDPGEIVLDEFVAIPFCFLAWQPLMRVAPPWAIFLAGFALFRFFDILKPLGISKLQDLPDGWGVVADDVAAALATNLTLHVIAAIIMRF from the coding sequence ATGAAATTGAAACAACCGAATTGGCCGCGTTTTTTGCGGCGGGAGCTTGTGCTGAATTTTGCGACCATCGGTCCCGTGGGCCGCATTCGCAAGGCGCCGGGCACGTGGGGTTCTGTCGCTGGTCTGCTTTATTTCACCCTGTTCTTCTACGACCTCGGTATTTTCGGCACGCTGCTCATCGGTGGTCTCGGCGTTTACCTGGCGATCGCCATGTGCGGCGAAGCCGAGTTTCGCCTCGGCAAGCGTGACCCGGGCGAGATCGTGTTGGATGAGTTTGTGGCGATTCCGTTTTGCTTCCTCGCGTGGCAACCGCTGATGCGCGTGGCCCCGCCCTGGGCGATCTTCCTGGCCGGCTTCGCGCTGTTTCGATTTTTTGATATTTTGAAGCCGCTGGGGATCAGCAAACTGCAGGACTTGCCCGACGGTTGGGGCGTCGTCGCCGACGACGTGGCCGCCGCGCTGGCGACGAATCTTACGCTGCATGTCATTGCCGCGATAATAATGCGGTTCTAG
- the rsmG gene encoding 16S rRNA (guanine(527)-N(7))-methyltransferase RsmG yields the protein MSEEVELVPLPPVPAHASKRLDTAAIARLTAYGEALATDGVVRGLIGPREVPILWDRHLLNCAAMAEALKPNLKVADIGTGAGLPGMVLALVRPDLSVVLVDTLQRRCEFLQEMVAQFDLGDRVEVIWGRAETIAPLEADIVTSRAVAALKKLAPWCFPHVRIGGRLLAMKGQKAAEELVAAHKVLHRWSAAKDAKIITCGAGWINPTVTLVSATRRK from the coding sequence ATGAGCGAGGAAGTCGAGCTCGTGCCACTGCCGCCCGTTCCGGCTCACGCCTCCAAACGCCTTGATACCGCCGCCATCGCTCGCTTGACGGCTTACGGCGAGGCGCTCGCCACCGACGGCGTGGTCCGCGGCCTCATCGGACCACGCGAAGTGCCCATCCTGTGGGACCGCCACTTGCTCAATTGCGCCGCCATGGCCGAAGCGCTCAAACCCAACCTCAAGGTCGCCGACATCGGCACCGGTGCCGGTCTGCCTGGCATGGTGCTCGCGCTCGTGCGCCCGGACTTGAGCGTCGTCCTCGTCGACACCCTGCAACGGCGCTGCGAATTTCTGCAAGAGATGGTCGCCCAGTTCGACCTCGGCGATCGCGTCGAAGTCATTTGGGGCCGCGCCGAAACCATCGCACCGCTCGAAGCGGACATCGTCACTTCCCGCGCGGTGGCCGCCCTCAAAAAACTCGCGCCATGGTGCTTTCCTCACGTGCGCATCGGAGGACGCCTCCTCGCCATGAAGGGCCAAAAAGCCGCCGAAGAACTCGTCGCCGCCCACAAAGTGCTGCACCGGTGGAGCGCCGCCAAAGATGCTAAAATCATCACGTGTGGCGCCGGCTGGATCAACCCCACCGTCACGCTCGTTTCCGCCACCCGCCGAAAATAG